One Centroberyx gerrardi isolate f3 chromosome 2, fCenGer3.hap1.cur.20231027, whole genome shotgun sequence DNA window includes the following coding sequences:
- the rnf180b gene encoding E3 ubiquitin-protein ligase RNF180 produces the protein MLRCRRCRKSFIDSTCLYPVDDSTAALCSIWHVNIDTLPEWILTSVHQAQWTVGKLNCQNCGARLGGFNFINHSRCPCGQDITVHLSKSRVDHDHKRSIHMVQPRRTRPETGQGGVRSGTEGSQNEEERPGLNRDTLDGLQVNCAVMSHIKPETHTVPAHAEASHQLTDSEATQPFPLNPLYSVSHRKRYSLGDDASSSSLCPASPMDKSLVEVMRTGTDESAHSLMAYHTTEHLDTDAGGSFNSLACHSAVSRERRSMLDQQQLPTVEGLASSRVGSPEHEEISDSLMFLRGRTISDSIAEQEEEMMPQATATSPASNRLSKREKNRLKSHRRKQRRRERWIHSQLEQEQARSVSGLLTDSEEEDREGYTCAVCLDVYYSPYSCQPCGHVFCEPCLRTLAKNRPTNTPCPLCRTLISHTLFQKELNQTAKTFFPKVYHTRKQNFQKATCAKWPLPNCRKRFRIFWGYQRQAATAGRRWHFAPAGFTLDALDLADMRGWLFDIDLVIIYIHSVNWILAFLLLCFLIYFFFS, from the exons GCCCAGTGGACTGTAGGGAAACTGAACTGCCAGAACTGCGGTGCTCGTTTGGGCGGCTTCAATTTTATTAACCACAGCAGGTGTCCCTGCGGCCAGGATATTACTGTCCACCTCAGCAAAAGCCGTGTGGATCATGACCACAAACGCTCCATTCACATGGTCCAGCCCAGGAGGACAAGGCCTGAGACAGGACAGGGTGGTGTGCGGAGTGGGACAGAAGGCTCCCAGAATGAAGAGGAAAGGCCTGGACTCAACAGGGACACACTGGATGGTTTGCAGGTTAACTGTGCTGTCATGTCCCACATCaagcctgaaacacacacagtcccagcCCATGCAGAGGCCTCCCATCAGCTGACTGACAGTGAAGCCACCCAGCCATTTCCTCTCAATCCTCTGTATAGCGTCTCTCATAGGAAAAGGTACAGTTTAGGAGATGATGCCTCCAGTAGTAGTCTTTGCCCAGCAAGCCCTATGGACAAGTCACTTGTGGAGGTGATGAGGACAGGGACCGATGAGTCTGCACATTCACTCATGGCGTATCACACAACTGAACACCTGGACACTGATGCTGGAGGTTCATTTAACAGCCTTGCCTGCCATTCAGCTGTTTCTAGAGAGAGGCGGTCAATGCTGGATCAGCAGCAGCTTCCTACTGTGGAGGGCCTTGCGTCTTCCAGAGTGGGTTCCCCTGAGCATGAGGAGATTTCTGACTCTCTAATGTTCCTAAGAGGGAGAACCATCTCTGACAGCATCgcggagcaggaggaggaaatgaTG CCCCAGGCCACCGCCACCTCTCCAGCCTCAAACAGACTgagcaagagggagaagaaCCGTCTGAAGAGTCAtaggagaaaacagaggaggagagagcgctGGATCCACAGTCAGCTGGAGCAGGAACAG gCTCGGAGCGTGAGCGGGTTATTGACagacagcgaggaggaggacagagagggctACACCTGCGCTGTGTGTCTCGACGTGTACTACAGCCCCTACAGCTGTCAGCCCTGCGGTCATGTCTTCTGCGAGCCGTGCCTCCGCACCTTGGCTAAGAACCGACCTACCAACACCCCCTGCCCTCTCTGCCGCACgctcatctcacacacactcttccagaAAG AGCTCAACCAGACAGCAAAGACCTTCTTCCCTAAGGTCTACCACACCCGCAAGCAGAACTTCCAGAAAGCCACTTGTGCAAAATGGCCTCTTCCCAACTGTCGCAAACGCTTCCGTATCTTCTGGG GATACcagagacaggcagcaacagCCGGGAGACGCTGGCACTTCGCCCCCGCAGGCTTCACCCTGGATGCTCTGGACCTCGCTGACATGCGCGGCTGGCTCTTTGACATCGACCTGGTCATCATCTACATCCACTCTGTCAACTGGATCCTTGCTTTCCTACTCCTCTGTTTCCTcatctacttcttcttctcttga